The following DNA comes from Symbiobacterium terraclitae.
CTGAGCTCCAGCAGCATGCCGGCGTCAATGGCGCCCGGGGCCACGCAGTTCACCGTGATGTTCCGGCTGCCCAGCTCCCGTGCCACCGACCGGGTGAGCCCGACCAGGCCGGCCTTCGCGGCCGAGTAGTTGGCCTGCCCGGGGTTTCCCGCCAGCCCGGCCACGGATCCGATGTTGATGATGCGCCCGCTCCGGGCCTTCATCATCGGGCGGGTGACGGCCTTGATGCAGAGGAAGGCGCCCTTCAGGTTCGTGTCGAGCACGTCGTCCCAGTCGGACTCCTTCATCCGGGCCAGCAGGGTGTCGCGGTTGATGCCGGCGTTGTTCACCAGGATGTCGACCCTGCCGAACCGGTCCAGCGCCGCCTTCACCAGCGCCTCGGCGCCCTCGGCCGTCGACACGTCGGCCTGCACCGCCAGGCCGGCCGACCCGGCCTCCTCGATCTGGCGCACCAGGGCCTCGGCCTTCTCGGCGCTCCGGGCGTAGTTCACCACCACGGAGGCCCCTTCCCGGGCCAGGGCCAGCGCGATGGCCTGGCCCAGGCCGCCGGTGGCGCCGGTAACAATTGCCACCTGATCAGATAGGTTCATCTTAGCAGACCCTCCCCAGGGAATCAAGCACCCGCGCCAGGGAGGCCGGGTCCTCCACGTGCAGGGCGGTCGCGCCCTTGTCGATCTTCCGCAGGAAGCCGGTGAGCGTCCGGGAGGGGCCCACCTCGATGAAGGTATCCACCCCGTCGGCGATCATGCGGCGCACCGACTCCTCCCAGCGCACCGGCCGGGAGACCTGCTCGATCAGCAGGCGCCGGATCTCGCCGGCCTGCGTGACGTAGTCGGCGGTGACGTTGGCCACCACCGGGATCTGGGCGTCGCGCAGCGGAACCGCCGCCAGGGCCTCGGCCAGCCGCTCACCCGCGGGCGTGAGCAGCCGGGAGTGGAAGGGCGCCGTGACGGAGAGCCTGACCGCCCTCCCGCCCGCGGCCACGGCCAGCGCCATGCACCGCTCCACCGCCGGGGTGTGGCCCGAGACCACCACCTGGCCGGGGCAGTTGTAGTTGGCCCCCTCCACGTGGAGACCGGTCTCCCGGGCCGCCTGTGCGCAGAGTTCGTCCACCTGCTCGGTGGGCAGCCCCAGGATCGCCGCCATGCACCCGACGCCCAGCGGCACCGCCTCCTGCATGTAGGTGCCCCGCAGCCGCACGAGGGGTACCGCCTCCTCGAAGGTCAGCACCCCGGCGGCCACCAGTGCGCTGTACTCGCCCAGCGAGAGGCCGGCGGAGACGTCGGGCCGGATGCCCTGCTCCTCCAGGAGCTCCAGGCAGGCCACCGAGAGCGCCAGGATGGCGGGCTGCTGGTTTGCCGTCTTCTTCAGTTCCTCTTCCGGCCCCTCCCAGCAGAGGCGGGTCAGATCGAAGCCGACCAGCTCGTTCAGCTGCTCGAAGCGGCGGGCGACGGCGGGATACTGACGGGCCAGCTCCAGGCCCATGCCCACGTACTGGGCGCCCTGCCCGGGGAAGAGGAAGCCGATTTTCGCCATGCCGATATAGCCTCTTTCCTACAGAGTGTTCGCTCCGATTATCGACCAGCTGGCCGCCGGTCTAGTCAACCTCGTGGAAGATGATGCCCAGGGCGCCCGGTCCTGCGTGGCAGGCCACCACGGCGCCGAGGTCCCCCACCAGGTACTCCTCCACCTGGTAGTGCCGCTTGACCTCCTCGCCCCACGCCCGCGCCTCGTCGGGCGACTGCGTGTGGACGATGGCCAGACGGATGCGCCGGCCCGGCGGCACGCGCTGCTGCATGATCTCCTGGGCCCGGGCCAGCACGCGGGAGCGGCCGCGCACCTTGTCGGCGGGCGCCACCACGCCCTCCCGGTCCACCTGGAGGATGAGCTTGAGGCCGAGGAGCGAGCCCAGCAGCGCCTGCGCCTTGCCGATGCGGCCGTTGCGCTGCAGAAACTCCAGCGTGTCGATGGTGAAGAGGATGTTCATCCGTTCGCAGGTCGCCTGCGCCCAGGCGACGATCTCCTCCCGGCTCTTCCCTTCCCGGGCCATGCGGGCCGCGCCGAGCACCACCAGGCCGAGGCCCAGCGAGACGGTCCGGGAGTCGATCACGCTGATGCGGGCCTCCGGCAGCATCTGCGCGGCGATCTGCGCCGACTGCGACGTGCCGGACATCCGGGACGAGATGTGGATGGAGACGATCTCGTCGCCCGCCTCGTGGATGCGCCGGTAGCGCTCCAGGAAGTCGCCCGGAGCGGGGTTGGCGGTGCTGGGATGGTGGGGGCTCTCCTTGAGCTTGGCCCAGAAGCCGGCCGAATCCAGGTTCACGCCGTCCAGGTACGACTCCGGGCCGAAGTTGACTGTGAGCGGCACCACCTCAATGCCGTACTCCTCGCAGAGCGCCTTCGGCAGGTCGGCGGTGCTGTCGGTGACGATGCGGATCCCCATCTCCGGTCCTCCCCCTTTGCTCTGTCTGCCCCCCTCGGAGGCTTTCGCCATCTCTATCGCTCCCGGCGAGCGCCGGGGCGGATCACACCCGATCACCCATCGCCCCGGTGCGGCGCCGGAGCGCCCCACACCGTCTCTGTCGCCCCCGGCGGCGCCAGGGCCTCACCGACCCCAGCGGAGCGCCAGGGCGCCCCACACCAGTCCGGCCCCGAAGGAGACGCAGACGACCCGGTCGCCGTCCTGCAGCCGTCCCTCCTCCAGCGCCTCGGCAAGAGCCACGGGAATCGAGGCCGACGAGGTGTTGCCGTAGCGGTCGAGGTTGACCACCACCCGCTCCGGGTCGAGCCCCAGGCGCTTCACCGCGCTGTCGATGATGCGGGTGTTGGCCTGGTGCGGCACCAGCAGGTCGATGTCGGAGACGCCGAAACCGGCCTTCTCCACCACCTGCACGGTCGCCTCGTTCATGACCCGCACGGCGAACTTGAACACCTCGGAGCCGTTCATCTGTACGTAGTGCAGCCCCCGGGCCACCGTCTCGGGCGACGTGGGCATGCGCGAGCCGCCGGCCGGGATGTTCAGGTGGCAGGCCCCCGATCCCTCCGAGCCCAGCACGGAGGCCAGGATGCCCCGCCCCTCCGAGACGGGCTGCAGCACCGCGGCGCCGGCCGCATCGCCGAAGAGCACGCAGGTGCTCCGGTCCTTCCAGTTCACCACCTTGGAAAGCAGTTCCACGCCGATCACCAGGGCACAGTTGTAAAGCCCCGTGGCGATCGACTGCTGCGCCATGACGACGCCGTAAACCCAGCCCGGGCACGCCGCCGAGAGGTCGAAGGCGGCGGCGCCGTGCGCGCCGATGGCGTCCTGCACGAGGACCGCGGTCGCCGGGAAGGGCATGTCGGGCGTGACGGTGGCGCAGATGATCAGATCCACCTGATCGGGCGTGACCCCGGCCTGCGCCATGGCCTTCCGGGCCGCCCGGATCGCGTAGTCGGAGCTGGCCTCTTCGGGGGCGGCGATCCGGCGCTCCCGGATGCCGGTGCGCGTCCGGATCCATTCATCCGAGGTCTCCACCATCCGCTCCAGCTCCTGGTTGGTGAGGACCCGTTCAGGCACCGCCGCGCCGATGCCGGTGATGCCAACGGGGCGCAAACTCATCCTGGGGAATCCCCCTTGTCCTTGGGTTTCTGTGCGGGCAGCTTCGCCACAGCGTCTGCCAACCGGCCGATGACGTCGCCCTCCAGGGCGAGCTTCATCACCCGGATGCCGCTTCGGATGGCGTGGGCGTTGGACGAGCCGTGGCACTTGACCACCGGGGCCTTGAGTCCCAGCAGCAGGGCGCCGCCGTACTCGGTGTAGTCGAACCGCTTGGCCATCTGCTTCAGACCCGGCTTGGCCAGCGCCGCCCCGATCGAGGTGATGGGCGACGAGGTGAGCGCCTGCTTCATGGCCTTGAACAGCGCCATGGCCACGCCCTCGTAGGTCTTGAGCAGCACGTTGCCGGGGAAGCCGTCGGCCACCACCACGTCGGCGCCGCCGAAGGGCACGTCCCGCGCCTCGATGTTGCCGATGAAGTGGACGGACTCGAGTTCCTGCAGGAGCGGGTACGTGGCCTTGACCAGGGCGTTGCCCTTCTCGGCCTCGGTGCCGTTGCTCAGCAGCGCCACCCGGGGCCGGGCCAGGCCCAGGATCTGCCGGGCGTAGATGTCGCCCATCAGGGCGAACTGCACCAGCCACTCGGGCCGGGCGTCGGGCGTGGCGCCCACGTCCAGCATGAAGACGGGCTGCTCCACCGTGGGCATGATCGTGCCCAGGGCCGGCCGGTCGATCCCCTTCATCCGACCGATGCCCAGTGTGCCCACCACCACCAGGGCGCCGGTGGAGCCGGCGCTCAGCAGGGCGTCGGCCTGCCCCTCCTTCACCAGCCGCGCGGCGACGGTGAGGGAGGCGTCCTTCTTGGCCCGGACGGCCTTGGTGGGCTCCTCGTCGGGCGTGATCACCTCGGTGGTGTGCATGACCTCCACGTTGGACGGCAGGCCGCCGGCCTTCTGGGCCTCCGCCCGGATGCGCTGCTCGTCGCCCACCAGCACGAACCGGAGTGACGTCCACTCCCGGGCGGCGGCGATGGTGCCGGCCACCTCCGGAGCGGGAGCGGCGTCGCTGCCCATGGCGTCTACTGCGATGCGAAAGCTCATTCGTTAGCGCCTCCCGCCACCCGGGCCGGGTCCACCGCAAACACGGAGAACTTGCCGCGGAATACGTTTTCGGTGCCCACACGGGTCTCCACCAGCACCACGTGCTGGTTCCGCCGCCGGCGGATCACCTCGCCCTTGGCCACCAGCTTCTCGCCGACGGTCACCGGCCGTTTGAACTTGACGTTGGCCAGGCCCGTCAGCACCACGTCGGCGTCGATGAGGGCGATGGCCAGCGACTCGGCCTGGGCGAAGATATACTGCCCCCGCACCACCCGGCTGCGCTCGAAGACCATGTCCTCGGTGGTCTCGAGGATCGAGATGCCCCGCTCGCCCAGGGTGATGTCGATCAGCTCGCCGACGATCTCCTTGGACCCCATGGACTTGACGATGCCGTAGGTGCGCTCGGCCACCGACTTGGTGCGCTCCCTGAGCTCGGGAATGCCCAGGGCGAGCCGGTCGAGCCGGATCGTCTGGATGCTGACGCCGAAGATGTGCGCCAGTTCCTCGTCGCTGAGGAAGGGGTTGTCGCGGATCTTCTCCCGTAGAGCCGCCTGCCGATCCCGCTTCTTGAGCCCGGTGTTCACGGAAGACCACCTCGCCTTTCTCACGCCGCCGCTGTTGCAGGTGGTGGATGGCACCTGTCCCGCCATCCGGTCATAGCAGTTGCTGTGGCATGCCGCTTCTAAAACGAGGTTTTAGGATCTGGTGACAATTATAGTCCCTGGCAGACGGGCTGGCAATAGTCAACTGCAGCACGGGACGCCGGGCACCCCTTGTGGAAGCCCGGCGCAGCTCGACGCCGGGGCGGTCGCGCTGAAGCGCCGGCCCGAAGACCGGCGCTGTCATGACCGCTAGCGAACCTGCAGGTACCCGATGAGCTGCTCCCGCCCAACCTCCTTGCGGATACGGTACCAGCCGGGCTGCAGCTGCTCGGGCAGCACATGCGGCTCAGGCCCCGGGCCGATCAGCCCAAGGTCGACGATGACGTGCGGGCCGTAGAGATAGCTGTGGGGCGCGATGCCGCCATACTCGGTGATGAGGATGAAGCGCGGCGACCAGTCGTCCCCGTCCCAGCACTCCAGGTAGGCGTCCACGCCGCGCATGACCTCCCCCCGCACCCCGCCAGCCACGGTGAGGGCGATTTCCTGGCCCGGCGCCGCCGAACCCGGCTCCACTTCCAGCCAGACCCGCCCGGGTGCGGGGCGAGGCGGATCGGCGAGTTCACAACCCTCCAGCGGGGCCTCTTCCGACAACAGCCCCGAGGACGGGCCGATCTCCACCCACCAGGACGGGATCCCGGCCCGGGCGATGGCCTCCTCCACCCGCGCCCGGGCCTCCACTGAGGTGACCGTGACCTCCACCCTGCGGTTCCGGAGATCGACCGCCAGCCCCACCAGCCCCTCCACGTTGCTGTTCATCAGTTGCCTCTCGATCTCCCAGAGCGTGGCCGGATCCGGGGCTGTGTGGCCCAGGGCAGGTTCAGGCCGGACGGCAGGCGACCCCGGGGCGGCGTGCGCAGCCCCCTCCGGCTGAGCGGGGGTGACCTGCGACGCGTGCCACAGCCCTGCGGCGGCGCCCACAGGGATCAGGAGCAGGCCGAGCAGAAACCTTGCCATCCGCTGCACGACCTCCGCCCTCCCTTCGCGGAAGTTGACGAGGCCGGCGCGCAGCAGGTTTCAGCAAGGCGGTCAGCCCCAAACGCCGCATCGGATCGCCGCTGCCGGGCCGGCGACGGAGGGCTGCGGCGTACATCCGGCGACGCAGCCTCTTAGCGAGCATGTGGCAGGCCGCTGGTGCCTCCGGCGGGCTGGCGACGAGGGAACCCTCGGCGCGCACGGTCGACGGCGGGCGGCGACAGGGGTTCGCCCAGAACTGCAGAATGTTGTCGGCAAGGGGGATATCCGCCGCGGACCCCACCACCGGGCTCAGGTCGGAAGCTTGTCGACACGGGTGCGAAACCTGTCGAGCGAGTACCAGGTCCCTGAGCCTGAGGAGGAATGGCTGCTTGAAGATCTACCTGGAGACAGAGCGGCTCTGCCTGCGCGAGTTCAGGCCTGAGGATGTCGAGAACCTGGTCGAACTGGACAGCGACCCGGAAGTGATGCGCTACCTGACCAACGGGCAGCCCACCCCCCGGGAGCGGGTGGAGAGCGAAGTGCTGCCCCGGATCCTCGAGTACTACGAGCGCCTGCCCGGCTTCGGGTACTGGGCCGCCATCGAGAAAGCGACCGGGGCGTTCGTGGGCTGGTTCCACCTGCGGCCCGTCAGCGGGTCAACCGATACATCGACGGTCGAGCTGGGCTACCGGCTGCGCCGGTCAGCCTGGGGTAAGGGGTACGCGACCGAGGGGAGCCGCGCCCTGATCCGCAAGGCCTTCACCGAGCTCGGCGCCCGGCGGGTGACGGCTCAGACCATGGCCGTGAACCGGGCCTCCCGCCGCGTGTTGGAGAAGTGCGGCCTCGCACTGGTGCGGGTCTTCTGGGAGGACTGGGAAGACCCGATTCCGGGCAGCGAGGAGGGCGAGGTCGAGTACGCCGTGACCCGGGAGGAATGGCAGCGCGCCGCGTCCCAGGACCCTGAAGCCGGCACCTGAGTCACCCGGACCCGGGCCGACCCGGCCCGGGTTCGCCTCGTCCCTGCCCCTGCGGAGAACGAAAACCGGGCGGCCCCGAAGGGTCGCCCGGACGGTGCGATACAGATGGACAGAGACAGGGCTGACCCTGTCTCTGTCTGCGCTCATGACCTACATTACTGCGCGGCCTCGGCTTCCTTGTTGATCACCTGCCGACCCTGATAGTACCCGCAGGTGGGGCACACCCGGTGCGGCAGCGTCGGAGCCTTGCAGTTCGGGCACGGGATCAGGTTCGGCGCCACCAGCCGGAAGTTGTGGGCACGCCGGGAGTCCCTACGGGACTTGGACACCTTTTTCTTCGGAACCGCCATGCTACTTCACACCCCTTTCACATCTCCGTCAGTTCACATGACGGACCCGAGACCAGGTCCCGGGGGGAATTCTAGGATTGGGAATCCGGCTTGCGGAGCAGGTCCTTCAGCACCGCCAGCCGGGGATCGACACGTTCATCCGAGCGGCCGCAGCCGCACGGCCCCTCGTTCAGGTCTGCCCCGCAGTTCGGGCAGAGCCCCTGGCAGTCCTCGCTGCAGAGCGGCTTCATCGGCAGCGCGAGCAGGATGTTGTCGCGCAGCGGGTCCGTCAGGTCGATCTCGTCGCCGGTGTAGAACGAGACGGTCCGACCGGAATCCTCATCCTCCTGGACCGCCGGCTCGCCCTCGCCCGGCTCGCCCTCGACGAACTCCTCATCGAAGGAGACCTCCACGGGCTCCCGGTACCGGCCGAGGCAGCGGCCGCAGCTCAGTTCGGCCTCGCCGGTCAACGCCGCCTGGACCAGCAGGCGGTCGCCCAGGTTCCAGATCTCGGCGGTGCCGGTGAAGGGCCGGTCGAACCGGGCCTCCTGACCGCCGAACTCGATGGGCTGAAGGCTGACCGAGAGGTCGATCCGCTTGTGTAGGCCCGTCTCCTCCTTGATGTCCGACACGTCGATGCGCACAGGCAACCACCTCGATCGCTGGCCCCGTACCCGGGCGTGCTGCGCGGGCACAAGCAGTATTATATCGATGGAGCCGTTTTCTTGTCAATAAACCGCAGTCATCCACCGAGCGTGGAAACACATCGCGCCGCATACGCGCGGCAGGGCGGTCTGACCCTATCAAAGACAGCACGCCACACCGCTACTCTCCGCGAAACCGTCCGAGCCTATCCAGGATCCGACCGGAGCCATCCGAGTGCGTCGCGCACGTGCTCCACCGGTACCACCTGGATGCGCGTCGCCACGGCGGCGGCGTCCGCGTAGTTGCCTGCGGGGACGAACATCAGCTCAGCGCCTGCAGCCTCCGCCGTGTAGACCTTCTGCTGCACGCCGCCGATCACCCCGACCCGCCCGTCCGGCTCTATAGTGCCCGTACCGGCCACCACCCGATCCGTCAGGCCGCCCGGCGTCAGCTGGTCCACGATCTGCAGCGTGAACATCAGGCCGGCCGAGGGGCCGAAGATGGAGCCGGACCGGATCTCGACCGGCACGGCGTCGTCGTCGAACTCCAGCTCCTCCTGGACCGTGATGCCGAGCACGGCCGTGCCCTCGCGCCCCGCCTCCTCCGACGCCCGGGTGGGGAGCACCAGCGTGAGCTGGGCGCCGTCCCGCAGCACGGAGGCCTCCACCTCCGCGCCCCCCGGGTATCCGGCCAGGCGGGCCCGCAGCGCGGCGACGCCGCTCACCGGCTCGCCGCCGATGGCCGTGATCACGTCGCCGGCCTGCAGGATGCCCCGCACGGGGCTGTCGGACAGGATGCCAACCACCCGCGCGCCCACCGACCGCACGCCCTCGCCATAGCCCAGGAGCTCGAAGGCGACGGCCCGCGCGGTGCGCTGGCTGTCCTCCATCAGCCGCTGATTCCAATCGAGGTACTCGGCGTAGGACTCAAAGCTGCCCAGGTACTCCTGCTTCGTCTCCAGCACGGCCCGGCTGTCCAGCTTGGCGTAGAGGTACCAGAAGAGGTTTGCGGGCTGGGTGTTCACCACCAGCATGTAGAGGCGCCCCCGATGGGGGCTGCCGTTCTCCACCACGACCAG
Coding sequences within:
- the fapR gene encoding transcription factor FapR produces the protein MNTGLKKRDRQAALREKIRDNPFLSDEELAHIFGVSIQTIRLDRLALGIPELRERTKSVAERTYGIVKSMGSKEIVGELIDITLGERGISILETTEDMVFERSRVVRGQYIFAQAESLAIALIDADVVLTGLANVKFKRPVTVGEKLVAKGEVIRRRRNQHVVLVETRVGTENVFRGKFSVFAVDPARVAGGANE
- a CDS encoding YlbL family protein, which gives rise to MVVLWFRQLDAWVRRLFLLSGLVAIVGAVLVYTPTDYYVTAPGAAIDTSRLVVVENGSPHRGRLYMLVVNTQPANLFWYLYAKLDSRAVLETKQEYLGSFESYAEYLDWNQRLMEDSQRTARAVAFELLGYGEGVRSVGARVVGILSDSPVRGILQAGDVITAIGGEPVSGVAALRARLAGYPGGAEVEASVLRDGAQLTLVLPTRASEEAGREGTAVLGITVQEELEFDDDAVPVEIRSGSIFGPSAGLMFTLQIVDQLTPGGLTDRVVAGTGTIEPDGRVGVIGGVQQKVYTAEAAGAELMFVPAGNYADAAAVATRIQVVPVEHVRDALGWLRSDPG
- a CDS encoding beta-ketoacyl-ACP synthase III codes for the protein MSLRPVGITGIGAAVPERVLTNQELERMVETSDEWIRTRTGIRERRIAAPEEASSDYAIRAARKAMAQAGVTPDQVDLIICATVTPDMPFPATAVLVQDAIGAHGAAAFDLSAACPGWVYGVVMAQQSIATGLYNCALVIGVELLSKVVNWKDRSTCVLFGDAAGAAVLQPVSEGRGILASVLGSEGSGACHLNIPAGGSRMPTSPETVARGLHYVQMNGSEVFKFAVRVMNEATVQVVEKAGFGVSDIDLLVPHQANTRIIDSAVKRLGLDPERVVVNLDRYGNTSSASIPVALAEALEEGRLQDGDRVVCVSFGAGLVWGALALRWGR
- the rpmF gene encoding 50S ribosomal protein L32; amino-acid sequence: MAVPKKKVSKSRRDSRRAHNFRLVAPNLIPCPNCKAPTLPHRVCPTCGYYQGRQVINKEAEAAQ
- a CDS encoding DUF177 domain-containing protein — translated: MRIDVSDIKEETGLHKRIDLSVSLQPIEFGGQEARFDRPFTGTAEIWNLGDRLLVQAALTGEAELSCGRCLGRYREPVEVSFDEEFVEGEPGEGEPAVQEDEDSGRTVSFYTGDEIDLTDPLRDNILLALPMKPLCSEDCQGLCPNCGADLNEGPCGCGRSDERVDPRLAVLKDLLRKPDSQS
- the plsX gene encoding phosphate acyltransferase PlsX encodes the protein MSFRIAVDAMGSDAAPAPEVAGTIAAAREWTSLRFVLVGDEQRIRAEAQKAGGLPSNVEVMHTTEVITPDEEPTKAVRAKKDASLTVAARLVKEGQADALLSAGSTGALVVVGTLGIGRMKGIDRPALGTIMPTVEQPVFMLDVGATPDARPEWLVQFALMGDIYARQILGLARPRVALLSNGTEAEKGNALVKATYPLLQELESVHFIGNIEARDVPFGGADVVVADGFPGNVLLKTYEGVAMALFKAMKQALTSSPITSIGAALAKPGLKQMAKRFDYTEYGGALLLGLKAPVVKCHGSSNAHAIRSGIRVMKLALEGDVIGRLADAVAKLPAQKPKDKGDSPG
- a CDS encoding DegV family protein gives rise to the protein MGIRIVTDSTADLPKALCEEYGIEVVPLTVNFGPESYLDGVNLDSAGFWAKLKESPHHPSTANPAPGDFLERYRRIHEAGDEIVSIHISSRMSGTSQSAQIAAQMLPEARISVIDSRTVSLGLGLVVLGAARMAREGKSREEIVAWAQATCERMNILFTIDTLEFLQRNGRIGKAQALLGSLLGLKLILQVDREGVVAPADKVRGRSRVLARAQEIMQQRVPPGRRIRLAIVHTQSPDEARAWGEEVKRHYQVEEYLVGDLGAVVACHAGPGALGIIFHEVD
- the fabD gene encoding ACP S-malonyltransferase; protein product: MAKIGFLFPGQGAQYVGMGLELARQYPAVARRFEQLNELVGFDLTRLCWEGPEEELKKTANQQPAILALSVACLELLEEQGIRPDVSAGLSLGEYSALVAAGVLTFEEAVPLVRLRGTYMQEAVPLGVGCMAAILGLPTEQVDELCAQAARETGLHVEGANYNCPGQVVVSGHTPAVERCMALAVAAGGRAVRLSVTAPFHSRLLTPAGERLAEALAAVPLRDAQIPVVANVTADYVTQAGEIRRLLIEQVSRPVRWEESVRRMIADGVDTFIEVGPSRTLTGFLRKIDKGATALHVEDPASLARVLDSLGRVC
- a CDS encoding GNAT family N-acetyltransferase, coding for MKIYLETERLCLREFRPEDVENLVELDSDPEVMRYLTNGQPTPRERVESEVLPRILEYYERLPGFGYWAAIEKATGAFVGWFHLRPVSGSTDTSTVELGYRLRRSAWGKGYATEGSRALIRKAFTELGARRVTAQTMAVNRASRRVLEKCGLALVRVFWEDWEDPIPGSEEGEVEYAVTREEWQRAASQDPEAGT
- the fabG gene encoding 3-oxoacyl-[acyl-carrier-protein] reductase; this encodes MNLSDQVAIVTGATGGLGQAIALALAREGASVVVNYARSAEKAEALVRQIEEAGSAGLAVQADVSTAEGAEALVKAALDRFGRVDILVNNAGINRDTLLARMKESDWDDVLDTNLKGAFLCIKAVTRPMMKARSGRIINIGSVAGLAGNPGQANYSAAKAGLVGLTRSVARELGSRNITVNCVAPGAIDAGMLLELSEQQRENFLRQIPLERFGRPEDVAAAVVFLAGPGGAYITGQTLAVDGGLTMY